In Brassica rapa cultivar Chiifu-401-42 chromosome A06, CAAS_Brap_v3.01, whole genome shotgun sequence, a single window of DNA contains:
- the LOC103873976 gene encoding 14-3-3-like protein GF14 kappa isoform X1 yields MAATLSRDQYVYMAKLAEQAERYEEMVQFMESLVSSATPAGELTVEERNLLSVAYKNVIGSLRAAWRIVSSIEQKEESRKNEEHVSLVKDYRSKVEGELSTICSGILKLLDTHLIPSATASESKVFYLKMKGDYHRYMAEFKSGDERKTAAEDTMIAYKAAQDVAVADLAPTHPIRLGLALNFSVFYYEILNSSEKACSMAKQAFEEAIAELDTLGEESYKDSTLIMQLLRDNLTLWTSDMQEQMDEA; encoded by the exons ATGGCGGCGACGTTGAGCAGAGACCAATACGTGTACATGGCGAAGCTGGCCGAGCAAGCGGAGCGATACGAGGAGATGGTCCAGTTCATGGAGAGCCTGGTAAGCTCCGCCACGCCGGCGGGGGAGCTGACGGTGGAGGAGAGGAACCTCCTCTCGGTGGCGTACAAGAACGTGATCGGATCTCTCAGAGCGGCGTGGAGGATCGTGTCATCGATCGAGCAGAAGGAAGAGAGCAGGAAGAACGAGGAGCACGTGTCGCTCGTGAAGGATTACAGATCCAAGGTGGAGGGGGAGCTCTCGACGATCTGCTCGGGGATCCTCAAGCTGCTCGATACGCATCTGATCCCTTCGGCTACGGCTAGCGAGTCGAAGGTGTTTTACCTGAAGATGAAGGGGGATTACCATCGCTACATGGCCGAGTTCAAATCTGGAGATGAGAGGAAGACTGCTGCCGAAGATACCATGATCGCCTACAAGGCTGCTCAG GACGTTGCGGTTGCTGATCTAGCGCCTACGCATCCGATCAGGCTGGGTCTGGCTCTCAATTTCTCGGTGTTTTACTACGAGATTCTCAACTCTTCTGAGAAAGCTTGTAGCATGGCCAAACAG GCTTTCGAGGAAGCCATTGCTGAGCTGGACACGTTGGGAGAGGAGTCGTACAAGGACAGTACTCTCATCATGCAGTTGCTAAGGGACAACCTAACCCTCTGGACCTCCGACATGCAg GAGCAGATGGATGAGGCCTGA
- the LOC103873975 gene encoding cyclin-D4-1 isoform X2, which produces MADNLELSLLCTEITNVGDEDNVIILDKAPIVFPEISISQMGFPSESDEFIREMMEKEKQLLPSDDYISRLRSGDFDLNVRRREALNWILKACEEHQFGPMCICLSMNYLDRFLSVHDFPSGNTWAVQLLAVACLSLAAKIEETEVPMLIDLQAGHPQFVFEAKSVQRMELLVLNRLEWRLRAITPCSYIRYFLRKMSQCDQEPSSTLISRSLQVIASKTKGIDFLEFRPSEVAAAVALSVSGELYTVHFDNSSFSPLFSLLQKVKKKLHQKSHKSKYQYIKQQLGVQFQGNASCGED; this is translated from the exons ATGGCAGACAATCTAGAACTGAGTCTTTTATGTACAGAGATCACCAACGTTGGTGATGAAGACAACGTCATAATTCTTGACAAAGCTCCGATCGTTTTCCCTGAAATCTCGATTTCTCAGATGGGTTTTCCATCGGAGAGCGATGAGTTCATCAGAGAGatgatggagaaggagaagcaGCTTTTGCCAAGTGATGATTACATCAGCAGACTCAGAAGTGGTGATTTTGATTTGAATGTCAGAAGAAGAGAAGCTCTTAATTGGATTTTGAAG GCTTGTGAGGAACACCAGTTTGGACCAATGTGTATTTGCTTATCTATGAACTACTTGGATCGGTTCTTATCGGTTCATGATTTCCCT AGTGGCAACACTTGGGCAGTGCAGTTGTTGGCTGTGGCTTGTTTATCCTTGGCAGCCAAAATTGAAGAAACTGAAGTCCCAATGCTAATAGATCTTCAG GCTGGACATCCTCAGTTTGTGTTTGAGGCTAAATCAGTCCAAAGAATGGAGCTTTTGGTGTTGAACAGATTGGAATGGAGGTTGAGAGCGATTACTCCCTGCTCATACATAAGATATTTCTTGAGGAAGATGAGTCAATGTGATCAAGAACCATCCAGCACATTGATATCCAGATCATTACAAGTGATAGCCAGCAAAACCAAAG GTATTGACTTTTTGGAGTTTAGACCTTCTGAAGTTGCTGCTGCAGTTGCACTTTCTGTTTCTGGAGAACTGTACACAGTACACTTTGACAACTCTTCCTTCTCTCCTCTTTTCTCACTACttcaaaaggtaaaaaaaaaactccaccAAAAATCTCATAAATctaaatatcaatatataaagCAGCAATTGGGTGTTCAGTTTCAAGGAAATGCCAGTTGTGGAGAAGATTGA
- the LOC103873977 gene encoding uncharacterized protein LOC103873977, giving the protein MFREAGLRSLGEDHVGSRWTIGNRKLDAKSVSNGVKASHGFGLRTAPPVPSATKPAAAAARGNHKNGGSSSDMDIASDSDEETFERHHSPQDYKTHARFPHVAAAHNGGLGRNEAERNNNMSSHNECETRRNVEAGTTGRTQNGTITSTTSLLPRFPTFHASEQGPWSAMIAYEACMRLCLHSQSVDRVNEASYFLNNECKTMRKAFSLEKFFLQSEEELLGKGPCELVTEPSAPKNKKTIGKIRVQVRKIKMGLDPPPGCNIASLTVPKEKLVVVRRNIAELNLTLSSGWKAAKKVHVTPRVPLNGSFSRQSLAYVQAAARYLKQVSKAVKNEVVASHTGSQTYETVQETYSCSLRLKSSAEEDQIKTQPGSSEAFIFLPDSLGDDLISEVRDSKGQLLGRVVVQLAAIVDDPNEKVRWWPIYHEPEHEHIGRIQLHLSYSSSLDEKTKCGLVAETSAYDIILEVAMKAEQFQRRNLVFKGPWLWMITRFASYYGISDAYARLRYLSYVMDVASPTKDCLDLIYDFLLPIIMKSNHKSVLSHQENRLLGEIDEQIQQILASAFENYKSLDELSFSGMKDVFESATGTPAPAIESSVKLYALLNDVLTPEAQLKLCRYFQAASKKRSIRHLLETNDLLNNRSEGAAPVDPMALTASYQKMKSLILSFKNEISTDIAIHNCNVLPSYIDLPNLSASIYSVDLCNRLREFLLVCPPPGPSPPVVDLVITTADFQRDITSWNINPIKGGVNAKELFYSYITNWIEEKRRVLYELCKLETVKPCGEISGLTSPFVDEMYQRLNGTLDEYDIIIRRWPEYAISLEKVVADAEKAIVEGMEKQFAEIISPLKESKIFGLKIVKKFTKGAPNPYAVPKELGVLLNSMKRVLDILRPSIENRFKSWNSYIPDGENRILGERLSEVTVLLRAKFRSYMQALVEKLAENTRIQNHMKLKSIIHDLRETTAEPDVRNRMTALKDVLDKTIDHLHSVCLPDVFVSVCRGIWDRLGQDVLRLLEDRKDNVTWHKGPRIAVSVLDEIFATQMQSLLGNAIKPEHLEPPRSMMELRSMLCKDSKDYREGGYSY; this is encoded by the exons ATGTTCAGGGAAGCAGGCTTAAGAAGCTTAGGAGAG GATCATGTTGGTTCACGGTGGACGATTGGTAACCGTAAATTGGATGCTAAGTCTGTTTCCAACGGTGTGAAAGCTTCTCATGGTTTTGGACTCAGGACTGCTCCTCCCGTTCCTTCGGCCACTAaacctgctgctgctgctgcgagAGGTAATCATAAAAACGGTGGCTCGAGTTCAGACATGGACATTGCTTCTGATTCAGATGAAGAGACCTTCGAGAGACACCACTCGCCTCAAGATTATAAAACTCATGCTCGCTTCCCTCACGTGGCGGCAGCTCATAATGGTGGACTTGGGCGTAAT GAAGCTGAGAGGAACAATAATATGTCTTCGCATAACGAATGTGAAACAAGGAGAAATGTTGAGGCTGGAACTACGGGAAGGACTCAGAACGGGACCATCACTTCAACGACTTCATTGCTTCCTCGTTTCCCAACCTTCCACGCAAG TGAGCAAGGTCCGTGGTCTGCGATGATTGCATATGAAGCATGTATGCGGCTATGTCTTCACTCACAGTCAGTGGATAGAGTCAACGAGGCTTCTTACTTCCTGAACAACGAATGCAAGACAATGCGAAAGGCATTTAGTTTGGAGAAATTCTTCCTTCAATCTGAAGAAGAGTTACTTGGAAAGGGACCTTGCGAGTTGGTTACCGAGCCATCTGCtccaaaaaataagaaaactatTGGAAAAATTAGAGTCCAAG TTCGTAAAATTAAAATGGGATTAGATCCACCGCCTGGCTGTAACATTGCATCACTGACGGTCCCCAAGGAAAAGCTCGTAGTTGTCCGTCGCAATATCGCGGAGCTGAATTTGACTTTATCTTCTGGATGGAAAGCAGCGAAGAAAGTCCATGTCACTCCTCGTGTTCCTCTTAATGGTTCCTTTTCACGTCAAAGTCTGGCTTACGTGCAAGCAGCTGCCCGCTACCTTAAACAGGTCTCAAAAGCTGTTAAAAACGAAGTGGTTGCATCTCACACTGGATCACAAACTTATGAAACAGTACAAG aAACATATTCATGTTCATTGAGGTTGAAGAGCTCCGCTGAAGAGGATCAAATTAAGACGCAGCCTGGATCCAGCGAGGCGTTTATTTT CTTGCCAGACAGTCTTGGAGATGATTTGATTAGTGAAGTTCGAGATTCGAAGGGGCAACTTCTTGGTCGTGTTGTAGTTCAGCTAGCAGCTATTGTTGATGATCCG AATGAAAAGGTGCGATGGTGGCCAATATATCACGAACCAGAGCATGAACATATTGGGAGAATACAACTTCATTTAAGTTATTCAAGCAGTCTAGATGAGAAAACCAAGTGTGGATTGGTGGCAGAAACGTCAGCTTATGATATTATCCTAGAGGTGGCTATGAAAGCAGAACAATTTCAGCGAAGAAATTTAGTGTTCAAGGGCCCATGGCTCTGGATGATAACTCGATTCGCATCATATTATGGGATTTCAGATGCGTACGCAAGATTAAG ATATCTTTCTTATGTCATGGATGTTGCTTCGCCTACCAAGGACTGTCTTGATCTGATATATGATTTTCTACTCCCTATAATAATGAAAAGCAACCACAAGTCTGTGTTGAGTCATCAAGAG AACCGATTACTGGGGGAAATTGACGAACAAATTCAGCAGATCCTTGCTTCAGCATTTGAGAATTATAAATCACTTGACGAGCTGTCTTTCTCCGGGATGAAAGATGTATTTGAGTCTGCTACGGGGACTCCAGCACCGGCAATAGAATCATCTGTCAAGCTTTATGCTCTTCTCAACGATGTATTAACACCTGAGGCACAGCTGAAACTTTGCAGATACTTTCAG GCTGCTTCAAAGAAGAGGTCAATAAGACATTTATTGGAAACAAACGATTTACTTAACAACCGTAGTGAAGGTGCTGCACCAGTTGATCCGATGGCACTTACAGCTTCTTATCAAAAGATGAAGTCTCTAATATTGAGCTTTAAGAACGAAATATCCACTGACATTGCTATCCATAACTGCAATGTGCTCCCAAG CTATATAGACCTTCCAAATCTTTCCGCGTCAATATATAGTGTGGATCTTTGCAATAGGCTCCGGGAGTTTCTTCTCGTATGTCCTCCTCCTGGACCATCACCTCCTGTTGTTGACCTTGTTATCACAACTGCTGACTTTCAGAGAGATATTACTAGCTGGAACATAAA TCCTATTAAAGGTGGTGTGAACGCCAAAGAGCTATTTTATTCGTATATCACAAACTGGATTGAAGAGAAAAGACGCGTTCTATACGAACTCTGCAAGCTAGAGACG GTAAAACCATGTGGTGAGATCTCGGGATTGACTTCTCCTTTTGTGGATGAGATGTATCAGAGACTCAATGGGACACTTGACGAATATGATATTATCATTAGGCGTTGGCCAGAATATGCAATATCCTTGGAGAAA GTTGTAGCAGATGCAGAGAAGGCAATAGTGGAAGGGATGGAGAAACAGTTTGCTGAGATTATATCTCCGTTGAAGGAAAGTAAGATCTTTGGGCTGAAAATCGTCAAGAAGTTCACTAAAGGCGCACCTAACCCTTACGCTGTGCCAAAAGAG CTTGGAGTTCTTTTGAACTCGATGAAAAGAGTGCTTGACATTTTACGGCCGAGTATAGAGAACCGGTTTAAATCTTGGAACTCATACATCCCCGACGGAGAAAACAGAATCTTGGGAGAGCGGTTGAGTGAAGTTACAGTGTTGTTAAGAGCCAAGTTCAGAAGTTATATGCAGGCACTCGTGGAGAAACTCGCTGAGAAT ACGAGAATACAAAATCACATGAAGCTAAAGAGCATCATCCACGACTTAAGGGAAACCACAGCAGAACCAGATGTTAGAAACCGAATGACGGCATTGAAAGATGTTCTAGACAAAACCATCGATCATCTACACAGTGTTTGTTTGCCGGATGTGTTTGTATCGGTCTGCAGAGGAATCTGGGACCGGTTGGGACAG GATGTGCTTCGTCTTTTGGAAGATAGGAAAGATAACGTGACTTGGCACAAAGGCCCGAGAATCGCAGTTTCT GTTTTGGATGAAATCTTTGCGACACAAATGCAAAGCCTGTTAGGGAACGCTATCAAGCCTGAGCACTTGGAGCCGCCGAGATCAATGATGGAGCTCAGGTCTATGCTATGTAAAGATTCTAAAGACTACAGAGAAGGAGGCTACAGCTACTAG
- the LOC103873976 gene encoding 14-3-3-like protein GF14 kappa isoform X2 produces the protein MAATLSRDQYVYMAKLAEQAERYEEMVQFMESLVSSATPAGELTVEERNLLSVAYKNVIGSLRAAWRIVSSIEQKEESRKNEEHVSLVKDYRSKVEGELSTICSGILKLLDTHLIPSATASESKVFYLKMKGDYHRYMAEFKSGDERKTAAEDTMIAYKAAQDVAVADLAPTHPIRLGLALNFSVFYYEILNSSEKACSMAKQAFEEAIAELDTLGEESYKDSTLIMQLLRDNLTLWTSDMQMDEA, from the exons ATGGCGGCGACGTTGAGCAGAGACCAATACGTGTACATGGCGAAGCTGGCCGAGCAAGCGGAGCGATACGAGGAGATGGTCCAGTTCATGGAGAGCCTGGTAAGCTCCGCCACGCCGGCGGGGGAGCTGACGGTGGAGGAGAGGAACCTCCTCTCGGTGGCGTACAAGAACGTGATCGGATCTCTCAGAGCGGCGTGGAGGATCGTGTCATCGATCGAGCAGAAGGAAGAGAGCAGGAAGAACGAGGAGCACGTGTCGCTCGTGAAGGATTACAGATCCAAGGTGGAGGGGGAGCTCTCGACGATCTGCTCGGGGATCCTCAAGCTGCTCGATACGCATCTGATCCCTTCGGCTACGGCTAGCGAGTCGAAGGTGTTTTACCTGAAGATGAAGGGGGATTACCATCGCTACATGGCCGAGTTCAAATCTGGAGATGAGAGGAAGACTGCTGCCGAAGATACCATGATCGCCTACAAGGCTGCTCAG GACGTTGCGGTTGCTGATCTAGCGCCTACGCATCCGATCAGGCTGGGTCTGGCTCTCAATTTCTCGGTGTTTTACTACGAGATTCTCAACTCTTCTGAGAAAGCTTGTAGCATGGCCAAACAG GCTTTCGAGGAAGCCATTGCTGAGCTGGACACGTTGGGAGAGGAGTCGTACAAGGACAGTACTCTCATCATGCAGTTGCTAAGGGACAACCTAACCCTCTGGACCTCCGACATGCAg ATGGATGAGGCCTGA
- the LOC103873979 gene encoding ubiquitin carboxyl-terminal hydrolase 17, with product MSPFLLIGCLMLAFLLIRRQWRSAAVKREEVLRLISLATEESYLAAEKKEEEARATVDYYGSSSVPPDVYSCAVCHYPTTTRCAQCKSVRYCSSKCQILHWRRGHKEECRPPPLHDFDREEDKSVKSDDGEETNIELPSRGTEFESSAADDGLTGIETNERVNNDGVSVDLACDISTSRSSVQKVQPKSEAVDFTTSLNEKDNFYETKPISRKKSHNRTEKVESSRKHSKGKSVLFTDAKPQNSRRSVDTVQVSASNHPFSVEHEGEKIALGHGKTTSEPSSSAPSAALSFSTIPLPSKAISKPRVSQASSSSSVLKTSMQKVVQHFRPPKSSKLTQPSTSVNEMSFSYEMFVKLYRDRIELQPFGLVNLGNSCYANVVLQCLAFTRPLISYLIRGIHSKACRKKSWCFVCEFEFLILKSRGGESPLSPIKILSRLQKIGKHLGPGKQEDAHEFLRCAVDTMQSVFLKEADAAGPLAEETTLVGLTFGGYLHSKIKCMKCLHKSERTELMMDLTVEIGGDIGSLEEALAQFTAYEVLDGENRYLCDRCKSYQKAKKKLMILEGPNILTVVLKRFESDNFGKLSKPIHFPELLDISPYMSNPNHGDHHPMYSLYAVVVHLDATSYSGHYVCYIKNLHGDWFKIDDSNVFPVPLQTVLLEGAYMLLYARDSPRPVSKNGGGRKSKERRNLSAIPSRHDNNSKKKQEKDSSSSLLPRVDLSSGSLSSMFSSSETTSSCSTKDSSGFENLSDYLFGGVEQVWNQDPSSQRV from the exons atgtCTCCTTTTCTCCTAATTGGATGCCTGATGCTGGCTTTTCTCCTAATCCGCCGCCAATGGAGATCCGCCGCCGTGAAGCGGGAGGAGGTTCTTCGGCTTATCTCTTTAGCCACCGAGGAATCTTATCTGGCAGCAGAGAAAAAGGAGGAGGAGGCTCGTGCCACTGTGGACTACTACGGCTCCTCTTCTGTTCCTCCAGATGTTTATAGTTGCGCTGTTTGTCACTACCCAACAACTACTCGCTGCGCTCAATGCAAATCTGTTCGCTACTG TTCTAGCAAGTGTCAGATTCTTCATTGGCGACGAGGTCACAAGGAAGAGTGTCGACCGCCTCCTCTTCATGATTTCGACAGAGAAGAGGATAAGTCTGTTAAGTCTGatg ATGGGGAAGAAACAAATATTGAGTTGCCATCTCGTGGGACTGAGTTTGAATCATCAGCAGCAGATGATGGGCTAACTGGTATAGAGACCAACGAGAGGGTGAATAATGATGGCGTGTCAGTTGATCTTGCCTGTGACATCTCTACAAGTAGGTCTAGTGTTCAAAAGGTACAACCCAAGTCTGAAGCTGTGGACTTCACTACTTCTCTAAAcgaaaaagataatttctatgaGACGAAGCCAATAAGCAGGAAGAAGTCACATAATCGCACAGAGAAGGTCGAATCATCTAGAAAGCATTCCAAAGGGAAGAGTGTTCTATTTACTGATGCAAAGCCGCAAAATTCACGTAGGTCAGTTGATACGGTTCAAGTGTCAGCTTCGAATCATCCTTTTTCAGTGGAACATGAAGGAGAAAAGATTGCACTTGGACATGGGAAAACGACATCTGAACCATCTAGTAGTGCTCCTTCTGCTGCGCTGTCGTTTTCAACTATTCCTTTACCTTCAAAAGCTATTAGTAAACCTAGAGTATCACAAGCTTCTTCAAGTAGTAGTGTCTTGAAAACATCGATGCAAAAAGTTGTTCAGCATTTTAGACCCCCAAAGTCGTCTAAACTAACTCAACCTTCCACTTCTGTCAATGAG ATGAGCTTCTCTTATGAGATGTTTGTCAAACTTTACCGTGATAGAATAGAGTTACAGCCATTTGGCCTTGTCAACTTGGGGAACAG TTGTTATGCAAATGTTGTTCTCCAGTGCTTGGCCTTCACTCGGCCACTTATTTCTTATCTAATTAGGGGAATACATTCTAAAGCGT GTCGAAAGAAGAGTTGGTGTTTTGTTTGTGAGTTTGAGTTCTTAATTTTGAAGTCAAGGGGAGGAGAATCTCCTCTGTCACCTATCAAAATCTTATCAAGATTACAAAAGATTGGGAAGCATCTTGGCCCTGGAAAGCAAGAAGACGCTCATGAATTTTTAAG GTGTGCTGTTGATACAATGCAATCTGTTTTTCTCAAAGAGGCTGATGCAGCTGGTCCGTTGGCAGAAGAAACTACTTTAGTAGGCCTTACGTTTGGTGGTTACCTTCACTCCAAG ATTAAATGCATGAAATGCCTGCACAAATCTGAGAGAACGGAGCTGATGATGGATCTAACTGTTGAGATTGGTGGAGACATAGGAAGCCTAGAAGAAGCACTTGCTCAGTTTACAGCCTATGAAGTCCTAGATGGAGAGAACCGGTACTTGTGTGACAG ATGTAAATCTTACCAGAAAGCCAAAAAGAAGTTAATGATACTTGAAGGACCCAATATTCTTACTGTGGTGTTGAAACGTTTTGAG TCTGATAACTTTGGGAAGCTGAGTAAACCCATTCATTTTCCTGAGCTTCTCGATATTAGTCCATACATGAGTAACCCAAATCATGGGGATCATCATCCAATGTATAGTCTCTATGCAGTGGTGGTCCATTTAGATGCCACTTCATATTCAGGTCATTATGTTTGCTACATCAAAAACCTTCATGGAGACTGGTTCAAGATTGATGACAGCAAT GTTTTCCCGGTTCCATTACAGACTGTGTTACTAGAGGGAGCATACATGCTTCTCTATGCAAG AGATTCTCCAAGACCGGTGAGCAAGAACGGTGGTGGTCGGAAATCAAAGGAAAGAAGAAACTTGTCTGCAATCCCGTCGAGACACGACAACAACAGCAAGAAGAAGCAAGAGAAAGACAGTAGCAGCAGTTTGTTGCCAAGAGTAGATTTGTCCAGTGGAAGTTTATCATCAATGTTCAGCTCATCAGAGACAACAAGCTCATGCAGCACAAAAGACTCATCAGGTTTTGAGAATTTATCAGATTACTTGTTTGGTGGAGTTGAACAGGTTTGGAACCAGGATCCATCTTCTCAAAGAGTTTGA
- the LOC103873975 gene encoding cyclin-D4-1 isoform X1 has translation MADNLELSLLCTEITNVGDEDNVIILDKAPIVFPEISISQMGFPSESDEFIREMMEKEKQLLPSDDYISRLRSGDFDLNVRRREALNWILKACEEHQFGPMCICLSMNYLDRFLSVHDFPSGNTWAVQLLAVACLSLAAKIEETEVPMLIDLQAGHPQFVFEAKSVQRMELLVLNRLEWRLRAITPCSYIRYFLRKMSQCDQEPSSTLISRSLQVIASKTKGIDFLEFRPSEVAAAVALSVSGELYTVHFDNSSFSPLFSLLQKERVKKIGEMIERCESQTPNGVLEVSACCFSSKTHDSSSPHTHLS, from the exons ATGGCAGACAATCTAGAACTGAGTCTTTTATGTACAGAGATCACCAACGTTGGTGATGAAGACAACGTCATAATTCTTGACAAAGCTCCGATCGTTTTCCCTGAAATCTCGATTTCTCAGATGGGTTTTCCATCGGAGAGCGATGAGTTCATCAGAGAGatgatggagaaggagaagcaGCTTTTGCCAAGTGATGATTACATCAGCAGACTCAGAAGTGGTGATTTTGATTTGAATGTCAGAAGAAGAGAAGCTCTTAATTGGATTTTGAAG GCTTGTGAGGAACACCAGTTTGGACCAATGTGTATTTGCTTATCTATGAACTACTTGGATCGGTTCTTATCGGTTCATGATTTCCCT AGTGGCAACACTTGGGCAGTGCAGTTGTTGGCTGTGGCTTGTTTATCCTTGGCAGCCAAAATTGAAGAAACTGAAGTCCCAATGCTAATAGATCTTCAG GCTGGACATCCTCAGTTTGTGTTTGAGGCTAAATCAGTCCAAAGAATGGAGCTTTTGGTGTTGAACAGATTGGAATGGAGGTTGAGAGCGATTACTCCCTGCTCATACATAAGATATTTCTTGAGGAAGATGAGTCAATGTGATCAAGAACCATCCAGCACATTGATATCCAGATCATTACAAGTGATAGCCAGCAAAACCAAAG GTATTGACTTTTTGGAGTTTAGACCTTCTGAAGTTGCTGCTGCAGTTGCACTTTCTGTTTCTGGAGAACTGTACACAGTACACTTTGACAACTCTTCCTTCTCTCCTCTTTTCTCACTACttcaaaag GAGAGAGTGAAGAAGATTGGGGAAATGATAGAGCGTTGTGAGTCGCAAACACCCAATGGGGTTCTAGAAGTATCAGCTTGTTGTTTCAGCTCTAAGACTCATGATTCCTCTTCTCCCCATACACATCTTTCCTAA